The following coding sequences lie in one Streptomyces xiamenensis genomic window:
- the coaE gene encoding dephospho-CoA kinase: MLSVGLTGGIGAGKSEAVRLLAAHGAVIVDSDRIAREVVAPGTPGLAAVVEEFGPGVLAADGTLDRPGLGRVVFADRERLAALNAIVHPLVARRSAQLQAEAPEDAVVVHDVPLLTENGLADRYDLVVVVDAAPEVQRDRLVRLRGMSEEDARARMAAQAGREERLAIADVVLHNDGTREDLAEQVDRLWERIGGGRG, from the coding sequence ATGCTGAGCGTGGGACTGACCGGCGGGATCGGGGCGGGCAAGAGCGAGGCCGTGCGGCTGCTGGCCGCGCACGGCGCGGTGATCGTGGACTCGGACCGGATCGCGCGGGAGGTGGTGGCGCCCGGCACACCGGGGCTGGCGGCGGTGGTCGAGGAGTTCGGGCCCGGAGTGCTGGCGGCCGACGGGACGCTGGACCGGCCGGGTCTTGGCCGCGTCGTCTTCGCCGACCGGGAGCGTCTGGCGGCACTCAACGCGATCGTGCATCCGCTGGTCGCGCGGCGCTCGGCGCAGTTGCAGGCGGAGGCCCCCGAGGACGCGGTGGTGGTGCACGACGTGCCGCTGCTGACCGAGAACGGGCTGGCGGACCGGTACGACCTGGTGGTGGTCGTGGATGCGGCGCCCGAGGTGCAGCGGGATCGGCTGGTGCGGCTGCGGGGGATGAGCGAGGAGGACGCCCGGGCCCGGATGGCGGCCCAGGCCGGCCGCGAGGAGCGGCTGGCGATCGCCGATGTGGTGCTGCACAACGACGGCACCCGGGAGGACCTGGCGGAGCAGGTCGACCGGCTGTGGGAGCGGATCGGCGGCGGGCGGGGATGA
- a CDS encoding FUSC family protein yields the protein MGVSGGKKHQKGGSVPDLSEQVVDLAKRGGREPVVAQTLRSTAAATLAYLAALWLTNVSAPLLAPLTALLVVQVTLYATITSGIRRVTSVVVGVVVAAGFSAIVGLSWWSLGLLILCALSVGHVVRVSEFVPEVAISAMLVLGVAQVAETAWDRVAETLIGAVVGLLFNVIFVPPVWVQTAGEDIEDLAARMRDLLLRLAEQSETQRLSVTRAEQKLDEARQLDQDITYVDASLRQAEESLRLNPRVKEGLLTRIVLRTGLDTLEVCAVILRTMSRSQTDIAARRTGEPLVPPDVGPALRDLLAHLASAVDSFATLITSQVNAAAEEAEDNLMKQLEASRASRERLARLMLAGVQEHPRQWQFHGSMLAEADRMLDELDVEKRSLRVMEELDRYSRERSDRMRRLRRKARIRIKRSE from the coding sequence ATGGGTGTGAGCGGCGGGAAGAAGCACCAGAAGGGCGGCAGCGTGCCCGATCTGTCCGAGCAAGTCGTCGACCTCGCCAAGCGCGGCGGCCGGGAGCCGGTCGTCGCCCAGACGCTGCGCTCCACCGCCGCCGCCACCCTCGCCTACCTCGCCGCGCTGTGGCTCACCAACGTCAGCGCTCCGCTGCTCGCCCCGCTCACCGCCCTGCTCGTCGTCCAGGTCACCCTGTACGCCACCATCACCAGCGGCATCCGCCGGGTGACCTCCGTGGTGGTCGGCGTCGTCGTGGCGGCCGGTTTCAGCGCCATCGTCGGACTCAGCTGGTGGAGCCTGGGACTGCTCATCCTCTGCGCGCTGTCCGTGGGGCACGTGGTGCGGGTGAGCGAGTTCGTCCCCGAGGTGGCCATCAGCGCCATGCTGGTGCTCGGCGTCGCGCAGGTCGCCGAGACCGCCTGGGACCGGGTCGCCGAGACCCTGATCGGCGCGGTGGTCGGGCTGCTGTTCAACGTGATCTTCGTGCCACCGGTGTGGGTGCAGACCGCGGGCGAGGACATCGAGGACCTCGCGGCCCGGATGCGCGATCTGCTGCTGCGGCTGGCGGAACAGTCGGAGACCCAGCGGCTGTCCGTCACCCGCGCGGAGCAGAAGCTGGACGAGGCCCGGCAGCTCGACCAGGACATCACGTACGTGGACGCCTCACTGCGGCAGGCCGAGGAGAGCCTGCGGCTGAACCCGCGGGTGAAGGAGGGCCTGCTGACCAGGATCGTGCTGCGCACCGGCCTGGACACCCTGGAGGTCTGCGCCGTCATCCTGCGCACCATGTCCCGCTCGCAGACGGACATCGCCGCCCGGCGCACCGGCGAGCCCCTGGTCCCCCCGGACGTGGGCCCGGCGCTGCGCGATCTGCTCGCGCACCTGGCGAGCGCCGTGGACAGCTTCGCCACACTCATCACCAGCCAGGTGAACGCCGCCGCGGAGGAGGCGGAGGACAACCTCATGAAGCAGCTGGAGGCCAGCCGTGCCAGCCGGGAGCGGCTGGCACGGCTGATGCTCGCGGGGGTGCAGGAGCATCCCCGGCAGTGGCAGTTCCACGGCTCGATGCTGGCCGAGGCGGACCGGATGCTCGACGAGCTGGACGTGGAGAAGCGGTCCCTGCGGGTGATGGAGGAGCTGGACCGCTACTCGCGGGAGCGCAGCGACCGGATGCGGCGACTGCGCCGCAAGGCCAGAATCCGGATCAAACGTTCCGAGTGA
- a CDS encoding glutathione-independent formaldehyde dehydrogenase has protein sequence MKAVVYQEPFSVEVKDVEDARIQAPNDAIVRVTTAAICGSDLHMYEGRTGAEPGIVFGHENMGIVEEVGSGVTTVKKGDRVVMPFNVACGFCKNCLAGRTGFCLTVNKGFAGGAYGYVSMGPYMGGQAEYLRVPYADFNCLQLPMGEEHEDDFALLADIFPTGYHAAEMAQVSPGESVCVFGAGPVGLMAAYSSILRGAAQVFVVDRQPDRLRLAERIGAVPIDFGQGDPVEQIKDRTGGEGTDKGIDAVGYQATVREGDEQPAVVLNTLIECVRPTGMLGVVGLYVPADPGGPSESAKHGELLFKMGRFFEKGLRMGTGQANVKAYNRQLRDMIVAGRATPSFLVSHRLPLSEAPDAYQHFDQRDDGWTKVLLKPAMA, from the coding sequence GTGAAGGCGGTTGTGTATCAGGAGCCTTTCTCCGTCGAGGTCAAGGACGTCGAGGACGCCCGAATACAGGCGCCGAACGACGCCATCGTCCGGGTGACGACGGCGGCGATCTGCGGGTCCGACCTCCATATGTACGAGGGCAGGACGGGCGCCGAGCCGGGCATCGTCTTCGGCCACGAGAACATGGGCATCGTCGAGGAGGTGGGATCCGGCGTCACCACCGTCAAGAAGGGCGACCGGGTCGTGATGCCGTTCAACGTGGCCTGCGGCTTCTGCAAGAACTGCCTGGCCGGGAGGACCGGCTTCTGTCTGACGGTCAACAAGGGGTTCGCGGGCGGCGCGTACGGCTATGTGTCGATGGGGCCCTACATGGGCGGCCAGGCCGAGTACCTGCGGGTGCCGTACGCCGACTTCAACTGTCTCCAGCTGCCGATGGGGGAGGAGCACGAGGACGACTTCGCACTGCTCGCGGACATCTTCCCCACCGGCTACCACGCCGCCGAGATGGCACAGGTGTCCCCGGGGGAGTCGGTGTGCGTCTTCGGCGCGGGGCCGGTGGGCCTGATGGCGGCCTACTCGTCGATCCTGCGCGGCGCCGCCCAGGTGTTCGTGGTGGACCGCCAGCCCGACCGGCTGCGGCTCGCGGAACGGATCGGTGCCGTCCCCATCGACTTCGGTCAGGGCGATCCGGTCGAGCAGATCAAGGACCGCACCGGGGGCGAGGGCACCGACAAGGGCATCGACGCGGTCGGCTACCAGGCCACGGTGCGCGAGGGCGACGAGCAGCCGGCGGTGGTGCTCAACACACTGATCGAGTGCGTGCGGCCCACCGGGATGCTCGGCGTCGTCGGCCTGTACGTCCCGGCCGACCCCGGCGGCCCCTCGGAGAGCGCCAAGCACGGAGAACTGCTCTTCAAGATGGGCCGCTTCTTCGAGAAGGGCCTGCGGATGGGCACCGGCCAAGCCAATGTGAAGGCGTACAACCGGCAGCTGCGGGACATGATCGTCGCCGGCCGGGCCACCCCGAGTTTCCTGGTCTCCCACCGGCTGCCGCTGAGCGAGGCCCCCGACGCCTACCAGCACTTCGACCAGCGGGACGACGGCTGGACCAAGGTCCTTCTCAAGCCGGCCATGGCCTGA